In the genome of Natronomonas salina, the window AGGTCGCCGTTCTCCCGGACCTCGACGAGCCTGACGACGAGGTCGTCGCCGACGTCGTAGTCGTTCTGCAGGTTCGACTCGTGGACGAGCCCCGAGACGTGCTCGGAGAGGTCGACGAAGACGCCGTACTCGACGGCCCCGTTGACGGTGGCCAGGTACGACGCACCCTCCTCGACGTCCTCGACGGTGCAGCCTGCCGCGAGATCGTGGACGACCCCCTCGGGGGGTCGGTTGCCGGCGTCGCCGGCAGCGGACGAAGTCATTGTGGAAAGGTCGGTTCGGCCGGGTTTAAGAGTGTTGTTAGCCGTTCGGCCCGGTGGCGACGCGGCTCCGAGTCCGGAGCGGGAGGCCGGAAGCCTTAGTTATCGGGCGACCCGACGTCCCGGCATGGGACTGCTGGGGTCGCTGACGCCGAACCTCTTCCGCTCGAGCGAGATCCTCGGGATCGCGGACGACGCCCTGGAGTTCGCCCTCAGGGCCTCCGAGGACGCCCACCCCAACGAGTACATGGGCCAGCTCCGCGGCGAGGACGCCCGCAAGCTGGGGCTGGACCGCGACGGGACGGTCATCACCGACGTACTGCTGGCGCCAGGGACGAAGACCAATCCCGTCAGCGCGGAGTTCAACCCCTCCTACATGCCGAACGACCTCAAGGGGGTCGGCTCGGTCCACTCCCACCCCAACGGGGTGCTCCGCCCCAGCGACGCCGACCTCGCGACGTTCTCGCGGGGGAAGGTCCACATCATCGTCGGCGCGCCGTACGGCCAGGACGACTGGCGCGCCTTCGACACGGAAGGCAAGGAGACGAACCTTGAGGTCCTGAACGTCGACCTGCCGGACGACCAGTTCTTCGACTTCACCCAGCGGGACATCGACCGGGAGCTGCGATGAGACGCGTCGTCGCACAGGGTACCTTCGACCTCCTGCATCCCGGCCACCTCCACTACCTCTCGGAGGCCCGGTCGATGGGCGACGAACTCCACGTCATCGTCTCCCGCAGCGAGAACGTCACGCACAAGGAGAAGCCCGTGGTCGGCGACCGGCAGCGCCGCGACATGATCGCGGCGCTCGACCCGGTCGACGAGGCCCGCCTCGGGGACACCGAGGACTTCTTCGTCCCCATCCGCGACATCGACCCGGACGTCATCGTGCTCGGCCACGACCAGCACCACGACGAGGACACCCTCGCGGCGATGCTGGCCGACGAGGGCATCGACTGCGAGGTCGCCCGCGCCTCCGCCCGCGAGCCGCGGTACGACGACGAAATCCTCTCGACCGGCCGCATCATCGACCGGGTCTGCGAGCGCCGCTGCTGACGTTCCGGGCAGTCACGACACCGATTCGTAGACACCCTGTAGTTGCTCGATAGAGTGATCGACGCCGAGCGCCTCGCGCCGCTCGAGACACTGCACCGACAGAGCGTCCGACTCGGCGAGCGCCCGGCGGAGCGCCGCCCGGAAGTCCTCGAGGTCGCCCGGCCGGTAGTGGTAGCCCGTCTCGCCGTCGTCCACCGTCTCCGAGAGGGCGCCGCTGTCGACGGCGACGACCGGCGTCCCGCAGGCGACGGCCTCCAGGGCGACGAGCCCCTGGGTCTCGACCGGGCTGGGGAAGGCGAACGCGTCGAGCGCGCTGTAGAAGGTCGGCAGTTCCGCCCGGTCGAGGAACCCGAGGAAGACGACGTCGTCGCGGGCCGCCGCCCGCCGCCGGAGTTCCGGGCTTGCGGGCCCGTCGCCGGCGAGGACGACACCCGCGTCGAGACCGACCGTCGCGGTCAGCAGGTCCTCGAGCCGCTTCTCGTAGCCGTGACGACCGGTGTAGCCGACCAGCGGTCCGTCCGGGAGGTCGTGGTGGCGGCGGAACGCGGCGACGGCCTCGTCGTCGGCCGGCCCGAAGTGCTCGGTGTCGACGCCGTTGGAGACGACGTGGACGTCCGTCCCGCCGCTGCAGACCTGCTCCGCGGCGGTCTCCGTCGGCACGACGACGGCGTCGACCGCACCGAAGAACCACCGCTCGTAGCTGTCCGCCGCGCGGCGGAGGACGCCGGCGAAGGCGTCGCTGATGTAGGTGGCGTACTCGCGGGCGGGGGTGTGGTAGGAGGCGACCAGCGGCACGTCGTGGTCGGCGGCGAGCCGCCGACCGGCCAGCCCGAGCGTGAAGGGGGTGTGCGTGTGGACGACGTCGAGGTCCGCGTCGGCGACCGCCTCGGGGACCCGCGGCCAGCCGAAGCGGAACCCCTGGTAGAACGGGAATGGGACGCTCGGTACGGGGTGCTCCTCGGCGGTCGGCGCGTACTCGCCGTCCTCCGGGTAGACGACCGGCATCCGACCGCCGCGGTCCGTCCAGGCGTCGCGCCAGGTGCTGACCGTGTAGGTCACGCCGTTGACCGTCGGGAGGTACGTATCCGTGAATACCGCGACGGTCTCCATGACCGGGGATTCGACCACAGGGGTCTAATGGGTTGTGACTTACTCGCCAGAATGAAGCCGACGAGCCGTCGCGTAGGCGTCCCTGAGTTCGTCGGCAACGCGGTCCAGGCCGTGCTCGCGAGCGGTCTCCCGGGCGTTCTCGCCGAGTCGCTCTCGGAGGTCGGGGTCGTCGGCGAGTCGCTCCAGGGCCTCGTGGAACTCCGCGACGGTCTCGCACTTCAGGCAGTCCTCGCCGTCGGTGAAGAACTCCTCGAAGACGGGGATGTCCCGCAGCAGCACCGCCTTCCCGCAGGCCATCGCCTCGAGCACAGCGATGCCCTGGTTCTCGTTCTTCGTCGGGAAGCAGTAGACGTCGCCGGCGCCGTACGCGCCGCGGACGTCCTCGATCCAGCCGGTGAAGGTCACGTTCGCCGGCGGGTCCCGCACCCACCGCCGGACCGTCGGCGAGGCGTGCGGCCCGGTGTCGTAGGGGCCGAACCACGCGAAGTCGTGGTCGGTCAGTTCGGCGAGCCGGCAGAAGTCGGTCAACCCCTTCCGCTCGAAGACGTTGCCGACCGCGAAGACGACCAGCCCGTCGAGGTCGTACCGTCCCCGGTACTCGTCGCGGAACGACTCGAACCCCTCCAGCGACGCCAGGTCGACGCCGTTCGTCACCGGCCGGATCGGCGCCTCGACCGGGTAGGACTCCAGCAGCCCCTTCGTGTACTCGCTGGGGCAGAGCACGAGGTCGGCCTGCGAGTAGAACCACCGGAGGTAGCGCCCGAGCGCCGGCGCGACCGTCGTCGACCCGCGGAAGCTCTCGGCGAAGTCCTCCCGCGTCACGTGGGCGTGCAACACGAGCGGCACGTCGTGCCGTCGGGCGTGGCGGGCGACCGCGAGGCTCCCCGGTCCCGCGAGGTTGCAGTGGGCGACGTCGCAGTCCGCGAACAGCGGGTCGCCGACCGCGCGCTTGGCGGCCGCCTTCGCCAGCGACCCGCCGTTCCACGGCGACGTGAGTAGTTCGACCTCCGTGTCCGCGAGGGCCATCCGCTGGTGGCGGGCCGAGGTGCCGATGCCACTGCGCTGCAGCTGCCCTTCGAGTTCGAGGTAGTTCAGGACGCGCACTCGACTCACGCTGGGTGCGTGCGGCACAAATAGGTGGCCGTCCCGCGGCCGGACGAGGCCGCGAGGCGGAAACGAAGCGACCAAAGCGGCGGCACCCCAAGACCGCCCCATGTCGACAGTTCGCGGGCCGCAGTTCGCGAAGGAACACCCCCGTGCCCTCACCGCCCTCCTCACCGTCGTCGGTTACGTGGTCGTGATCGGGACGCTGTACGGCGACGTCGGCCTCTACCCACAGATATCGGAGTCGACCGTCGACCTGTTCTCGGCGATCATCGCGGTCGTCAACTCCGCGACGGTCGCCTGCCTCGTCGCCGGGTGGTACTGGATCCGTAACGACGAGGTCGACCGCCACCGGCTGGCGATGACCGCCGCGTTCGCGCTCATCATGCTGTTCCTCGTCTTCTACCTCCTGAAGACTGGCGGCGGCGGCCGGAAGGAGATCGTCGAAGGGGCGCCGCTCCGGGGGCTGTACCTCGGGATGCTGGCCGTCCACATCGTCCTCTCCGTGCTGGCGGTGCCGCTGGTCCTGTACGCCATCACGCTCGGGGTGACGCACACGACGGCCGAACTCCGGGAGACCGCCCACGCCCGCGTCGGCCGCATCGCGGTCTCCGTCTGGCTGGTCAGCCTCGTCCTGGGCGTCGTCGCCTACCTGATGCTGGCGTTCTACTACGGTCCCGAACAGGTCGAGTTCGTCCGCGGGATGGCCTAGCGGTCCGGAGGTGACACACCAGAGATGACCGACAAACAGGAGATCCGCGAGCGAGTCTGGGACCACCTGGAAGCAGAAGGGTACGCCCGGTTCCCGTTCCCGCCGCACGGCCGCATCCCGAACTTCGAGGACGCCGACGCGGCGGCCGAGCGAGCGATGGCCCTCCCCGAACTCGCCGAGGCGGACGCGGTGAAGGCCAACCCCGACTCCCCGCAGCTGCCGCTCCGGCGGACACTGCTGGAGCAGGGGACGACCGTCTACATGGCCGTCCCGCGGCTCGCCGAGGAGCGGTGCTTCGTCGAACTCGACCCCGCGGAGGTCGCCGACATCGAGGCCGCGCCGACCGTCTCGCACATGGACGAGTACGGCCGACAGGTCGCCCCGGAGGCGGTGCCCGAACTCGACGCCATCGTCGTCGGTAGCGTCGCCGTGACCGACGACGGGGCACGAATCGGGAAGGGCGAGGGCTACAGCGATCTGGAGTACGCGATTCTTCGGGAACTCGGCCTGGTCGACGACGAGACCACCGTCGTCACGACCGTCCACGATTCGCAAATCGTCGACGACGAGGTGGACGTCGGGCGCCACGACGTACCGATGGACGTCGTCTGTACACCCTCCCGGACCATCCGGACCGACGCCGCCCCCGAGAAACCGGCCGGTATCTTCTGGGAGGACGTCGACGACGAGCGAATCGAGGAGATCCCGGTGCTGGACGGCCTCCGGGAGTAGTCTCTCAGTCCGTCCGGGGGAGGGCGTACGCGCCGGCGGCGAAGAAGCCGACCGCGAGGGCGGCCAGCACCGCGAGGTCGAGGTACGGCCCCGAGCCGACGAGCCCGGAGCGGGCAGGGTCCCAGCCAGGGAACGTCGCCGCGCGCACGCCGCGGGCGAAGTACGTCAGCGGCGAGAGGCTCATCAGCGGGACGAACCAGCCCGGCAGCATCGACGGCGGGACGAACGTTTCCGAGAGGAAGAGCAGCGGGAGCGCCACGCCGTTCGATGCCGCGACGACGCCGTCCTGTGAGTCCGCCAGCCGTCCGAGGACCGCGCCGAAGCCGCAGAACAGCGCGACGCCGAGGACGAGGTAGGGGACCAGCAACGCGGAGAACTCGAAGGCCGCGTCTGTGACGAGCAGGACGAGTCCTCCGATGAGCAGCGACGCGAGGCCGACGACGACGACGTTGACGAGCGTCTGGGCGAGCAGCCACTCGGGGCGGGTCAGCGGCGTGGTCGCGAGCTTCTCGAAGCGGTTGCCCTCGCGGTGGCGGGCGACCTCGTGGCCGACCCGAGACAGCGGCGTGAACAGCACGACGACCGCCAGGTAGCCGGCGACGTAGTAGCCCGGCGGCTCGGCAAAGAGGCCGCCGCCGGTCGGGTCCGTCTGCACCAGTGCCCCGAAGATGAGGATGATGATGACGGGGAAGAAGAACGTGAAGAAGACCGCCGTCCGGCGGCGGGTGAAACCGTGCCAGGCCGCCCGCGTCTCGGCGGCGATCCGTCCGAGGCGGCTCACGGCCGACCACCCTCGATGGGGTCGCCGCCTGCTGTCACGTCCGTTCCCGTCAGCGCGACATAGACGTCGTCGAGGCTCGGCTGCCGCCAGACGAGCCCGCCGTACTCGACGTCGGCGGCCTCCAGCATCTCGACGACCGCAGGGATCTCCTCGGGCCCGACAGGGACCGCGACGTGGCGCTCGTCTGGCAGGAGGTCGTAGCCCGCGGATTCGAGCGCCCGCGAGGCGGCCATCTCGTCCTCCGCTTCGACGACGAGTCGGCTGTCGCCGCCGTGCCGGGCGACGAGTTCGCCGGGCGAGCCGAGCGTGACGAGGCGGCCGTCGGCGAGCAGCCCCACCCGGTCGGCGAGTTCCTCCGCCTCCTCCATGTAGTGGGTCGTCAGCAGGACCGTCGTCCCGCCGTCGGCGAGCCGCTCGACCAGTCGCCAGAGGTCGCGGCGGCCGGTGGGGTCGATGCCGGTCGTCGGTTCGTCGAGGACGAGCAGTTCGGGGTCGTTGACCAGCGCGGTCCCGACGCAGGCGCGGCGCTTCTGGCCGCCCGAGAGGTTCTCGTACCACGTTCCGGCGCTGTCCTCGAGGCCGACGTCGGAGAGGACCGCGTCGACGTCCCGCGACTCGTCGTAGAGGCCGGCGTAGTAGGCGACGAGTTCGCGGGCGGTGAGCCGCCCGGCGGGGGAGAACTCCTGGGGCAGGAGGCCGATGCGGTGGCGGGCGACGTCGGTCGGCGGCGCGCCGAAGAGTTCGACGGTCCCCTCGGCGTCCGTCGTCCCGGTCAGCGCGCGGATGAGCGTCGTCTTCCCGGCCCCGTTGGGGCCGATGAGGGCGAACACCTCGCCGGCCTCGACGGAGAAGGAGACGCCGTCCAGCGCCACCGTCTCGCCGTAGCTGCGGCGGACGTCCTCGGCACGGATGACCATGCGTGGACGGCCGCCGGCGGGCGGGTAAAGCCTGCCGTTCTCGTCCGACTAGATGGCGTCTCTGACCTCGCGGGTGATCGCGTCGACGTCGTAGTCGTCCTCGTCCTTGTCGAAGACGACGTCGCCGTCGACGGTGACGCGGAAGACGCCGTGGTCGCCGGTCACCAGCGACACCCGGTCGAGGTCGTCGCCGAACGCCGACAGCAGCGCCTCCGCGAGGTCCGACGCGCGATTCAGGAAGCCACACGGGACGCAGTACTCTATCTCGACGTCGGTCATAGCGCGGTCGTACGGCCACGCGCGTGAAAGTCCTGACGGCAAGTTCCGTAGCGGCGAACGGCGGGCGGAACGCCGAGTCCTCTCAGACGATCGGCTCGGAGCGGTTGCCGAAGTAGTCGAGGACGGCGCCGAGACAGAACCCGTAGACGAGGTGGCCGATCAGGGTGAACAGGACGTAGACGCCCAGTTCGAGCCCGGTGTAGTCGACGTAGAACGCCAGGACGAACCCCGTCCAGAGGACGAACCCGAGGAAGAGGCCCTGCTTGGGGTTGGTGTCCCCGGGGAGGTAGTGGCCGATGGAGGCGAACAGCAGCGGCCACGTCACCATCCCGCCGGCCAGGAACAGCAGGTAGCCGATGAGCGTCGCGTACCCGGGCGCGATGGCCTGGATGCCCGTCATCTCGCCGAGCATCGCCAGCGACTCCAGTTCGAAGCCGCCCAGCGTCTGGGCGACCAGTAGCACCATCGTCATCCCGGCGACGCCGACGGCGCCGGCCACGGCGCCGATGATGCCGTCGAAGACGATGCTCATCATGGAGTCGCCGCTCCGCTCGGGGGTGCCGAACGCGTTCGCCGAGTCGTCGGATGCCATGTGTACACATAACACCCGCTCGGTATAAATAACCTCGTCGTGGCCGTCGCGACGGCCGACGAGCGGCCGAGGGGCGGGAAAGACGTATGCGCCTGTGCCCGTAGCCAGGGGTATGGAGGCGAAGACGGCGCTGCTCGTCGCCCTCGGGGTCGCCGTCGGGCTCCCCTACGTCACCGTCTTGCTGCTCAGGAGCGGTCGCTTCGGGCTCGCCGTCTTCGCCGCGCTGTTCGTCGCAGTCTGTCTCCTGGTCGTGGGCAGCGACCTCCGGGAGGGCGACGAGTCGCCGCCCGAACGGGAGTGACTCAGTCGCCGAACCCGGGGCGCCAGTAGAGGAGCGCCACGGTGGCGAGGAAGACCGCCGTCGAGAGGTCGTAAGAGAGCTGCATCGCCGACGTGGACAGGAAGCCGGCGCCGCCGACGAACGTCGATCCGACGGCGGCGACGACGGGCCACGTACATGAGACGCAGGAGAGCAATCCGAGGACGCCGCCGACGGCCGACCGCGTCGTCTCGAGCAGCGCGGCGTAGACCAGGTAGGCCAGCGCCGTGTAGCCGACCACGTAAGCCGGCATCAGCACGAACGAGACGGTCGAGCCCGCGTAGACGAGGGCCGGCCCCCATCCAGGCGTCAGCCACGCGACGCGGAGGCCGCCGGCGCTCTCGATGCCGGTCCCGACCAGCCCGCCGGTGACGGCCAGGAGCCCGAAGTACGCCGTCGCCACCGCGAGCGCCCGGCGGCGCGTCCGGAACGGGATCCCCGACGGGATGCTGCGGCCGCGGACCGCGAGCAGTCCGACGTCGATCCACAGCAGGCCGAAGAGCACGTACCGGGGCTCGGTGAGCCGGAGGCCCGAGAAGGAGTAGTACAGCACCACCGCGACGAGCTGGACGTTCAGGACGAGACCGTAGCGGAGGAGCTGGTCGGACGGCGGGAGCGGAATAGGCAGTCGGTCGAGCGAGCGTGTCCGGGGAATCATGGGTGGGCCGACGGTCGAAGGGCGCGAGGCCGTCCGGTCGTGGGTCGGCCGCGGTTCACGAGATGGAGTACGACGCCGCGACCATCAGCAGGAGGGCGAGTGCGAGCGCCTGCGCCATGAGCGCGGTCAGCGAGCGGTTCTCCCAGCGGAGGTGCTGGTAGTAGCCGACGATGAGCCCGGTCTTCAGCGCCGCGGCGGTCATCGTCGCGGCGAAGGCCTGCCAGTAGCTGAAGAACTCGAAGTGAAAGAAGACGAACTTCGACGTCGCCAGCCCCACGAGCGCGAGGTAGATGAGCGCGTAGAGCTTCACTGAGTCGCTCGCCATGTGTCGTGGGAACGATAGACACGCACCTACTAAACGTTAACCCCCGTGGCCGGACTCCGCTACGGCCCCGTCTCGTCGTCCCTGAAGTAGTTCCAGACCCAGTTGAAGAAGAGCAGCCCGGCCACCCAGATCCCGACGCCGATCAGGCCGAACAGGACCCCGCGGAGCAGCGGCACGTCGGCGAGCGGTTCCAGCACCATGGCGAGTGAGACGCCGGCGCGAACAAATACCTACCGCCGGAGCGACGTGACCCCGATCCGGGCGCCGGTCAGCCGTCCACCCGGACGAGCACCACGAGACAGACCAGCAGCACGAGTTCCGCGAGCTTCGAGACGAGGGCCAGCGGGTCGCCGAGCAGGTGTTCGACGGCGACGATCAGCGGATTACCCCCGTGGACGTTCGGCTCGAGGTGCGGCCAGAAGGCCCCGTGGTCGAGGGCGGTGTGCCAGACGACGAAGCCGACGAGGAAGCACAACGTGACGAGGATGCCGCCGAGGTACAGCCCCCGCCCGGCGAAGCCGTTGTACCCCAGGAGGACGCCGGAGATCAGCGCGAACGCGCCCAGGGTGAAGACCAGCGGTCGCGGGTCGCCGAGGTAGCCGGCGTTCGCGTAGACGAGCAGCGCGACGCCGCCCTGCGAGGGGTGCAGCAGGTGGACGACGGCGGTGAACAGGGCGAGTCCGCCGGCGAGGAGTCGCAGTCGGGCGAGGGTCGCGTCGTCCATGAGCGGGAGTTTCGGTGGTCCGACGTAGGTGTTCGGGTCGGAGTCGGAAGCGTCAGAAGAGGTAGAACAGCGGGAAGAGGAACACCCACACGATGTCGACGAAGTGCCAGTAGAGGCCGAAGTACTCCACGGGCCGCTGGTCGGTCATGTAGTGGCCCCGCCAGGTGCGGACGAAGAGGAACCCGGCGACGAGGAGGCCGAGGATGACGTGGATGCCGTGCAGCCCGGTCGTCACGTAGTAGATGGTCGCCTGGATCGGCGGGCCGTGGGGGTTCTGGGTCAGCGTGATGCCGACGTCGTAGATCTCGTGGTGCCACTCCCAGCCCTTGATGCCGAGGAACGTGAATCCGAGCAGCATCGTCGCTCCGAGGCCGCCGAGCAGTCCCTTCCGGCTCTGCCGTCGCGCGGCCACGAGCGCCAGGATGACGGTGAACGACGAGGTCAGCAGGACGAACGTGTTGATGAGTCCGGGGAAGGAGTCCGGCAGCGGGTGCCAGCTCCGCCAGCCGGCGTTGGCGCGGATGAACACCGCCGCGGAGATGAACGCGCCGAAGACGATGACGTCGGAGGCCAGGAAGAACCACATCCCGAGCTTGTTCTTCTCGACGTGGTCGAAGGGCCACCGGCTGGCCACCTCGGCGGGCGGCGCGTAGAAGTCCTCCCGCCCCCACTCGATGCCGGAGTACAGCATCCCGACCGCGCCGAGGACCAGCAGCGTCGGGTAGATGGGGTTCGCCACAGAGACGCCCGTCCCCAGCAGCGTCTCGGCGGCGTCGACCGAGACCGCCGAACGGACGCCGGAGAGCCCCAGCAGCGCAAAGAACGTCGCCAGGCTGAGCGCGAACGGCCAGATGCTCGCGTGCGAGGGGTGCTTGTCGCCGAGGACGTAGTCGCTGGCCTCGTTCCCTTCGGCGGCGTGTCCCCCATCAGCGGCTGCGTGTGCGCCGTCGTCGGAGCCGTGTCCGTGGCGGTCGACGAACTCCAGGCGGCCGGAGGCGTAGGTGGGTCGGCCGTCCCAGTTCTCCAGCGGCGGCGGCGAGGAGACGGCCCACTCGGCGGTCCGGGTGTACGCCCAGGGGTTGTCGCCGGCGTCCTCGCCGGAGA includes:
- a CDS encoding Mov34/MPN/PAD-1 family protein; translation: MGLLGSLTPNLFRSSEILGIADDALEFALRASEDAHPNEYMGQLRGEDARKLGLDRDGTVITDVLLAPGTKTNPVSAEFNPSYMPNDLKGVGSVHSHPNGVLRPSDADLATFSRGKVHIIVGAPYGQDDWRAFDTEGKETNLEVLNVDLPDDQFFDFTQRDIDRELR
- a CDS encoding adenylyltransferase/cytidyltransferase family protein, producing MRRVVAQGTFDLLHPGHLHYLSEARSMGDELHVIVSRSENVTHKEKPVVGDRQRRDMIAALDPVDEARLGDTEDFFVPIRDIDPDVIVLGHDQHHDEDTLAAMLADEGIDCEVARASAREPRYDDEILSTGRIIDRVCERRC
- a CDS encoding glycosyltransferase, producing METVAVFTDTYLPTVNGVTYTVSTWRDAWTDRGGRMPVVYPEDGEYAPTAEEHPVPSVPFPFYQGFRFGWPRVPEAVADADLDVVHTHTPFTLGLAGRRLAADHDVPLVASYHTPAREYATYISDAFAGVLRRAADSYERWFFGAVDAVVVPTETAAEQVCSGGTDVHVVSNGVDTEHFGPADDEAVAAFRRHHDLPDGPLVGYTGRHGYEKRLEDLLTATVGLDAGVVLAGDGPASPELRRRAAARDDVVFLGFLDRAELPTFYSALDAFAFPSPVETQGLVALEAVACGTPVVAVDSGALSETVDDGETGYHYRPGDLEDFRAALRRALAESDALSVQCLERREALGVDHSIEQLQGVYESVS
- a CDS encoding glycosyltransferase family 4 protein, coding for MRVLNYLELEGQLQRSGIGTSARHQRMALADTEVELLTSPWNGGSLAKAAAKRAVGDPLFADCDVAHCNLAGPGSLAVARHARRHDVPLVLHAHVTREDFAESFRGSTTVAPALGRYLRWFYSQADLVLCPSEYTKGLLESYPVEAPIRPVTNGVDLASLEGFESFRDEYRGRYDLDGLVVFAVGNVFERKGLTDFCRLAELTDHDFAWFGPYDTGPHASPTVRRWVRDPPANVTFTGWIEDVRGAYGAGDVYCFPTKNENQGIAVLEAMACGKAVLLRDIPVFEEFFTDGEDCLKCETVAEFHEALERLADDPDLRERLGENARETAREHGLDRVADELRDAYATARRLHSGE
- a CDS encoding DUF420 domain-containing protein, encoding MSTVRGPQFAKEHPRALTALLTVVGYVVVIGTLYGDVGLYPQISESTVDLFSAIIAVVNSATVACLVAGWYWIRNDEVDRHRLAMTAAFALIMLFLVFYLLKTGGGGRKEIVEGAPLRGLYLGMLAVHIVLSVLAVPLVLYAITLGVTHTTAELRETAHARVGRIAVSVWLVSLVLGVVAYLMLAFYYGPEQVEFVRGMA
- a CDS encoding 5-formyltetrahydrofolate cyclo-ligase, which gives rise to MTDKQEIRERVWDHLEAEGYARFPFPPHGRIPNFEDADAAAERAMALPELAEADAVKANPDSPQLPLRRTLLEQGTTVYMAVPRLAEERCFVELDPAEVADIEAAPTVSHMDEYGRQVAPEAVPELDAIVVGSVAVTDDGARIGKGEGYSDLEYAILRELGLVDDETTVVTTVHDSQIVDDEVDVGRHDVPMDVVCTPSRTIRTDAAPEKPAGIFWEDVDDERIEEIPVLDGLRE
- a CDS encoding ABC transporter permease; amino-acid sequence: MSRLGRIAAETRAAWHGFTRRRTAVFFTFFFPVIIILIFGALVQTDPTGGGLFAEPPGYYVAGYLAVVVLFTPLSRVGHEVARHREGNRFEKLATTPLTRPEWLLAQTLVNVVVVGLASLLIGGLVLLVTDAAFEFSALLVPYLVLGVALFCGFGAVLGRLADSQDGVVAASNGVALPLLFLSETFVPPSMLPGWFVPLMSLSPLTYFARGVRAATFPGWDPARSGLVGSGPYLDLAVLAALAVGFFAAGAYALPRTD
- a CDS encoding ABC transporter ATP-binding protein, which codes for MVIRAEDVRRSYGETVALDGVSFSVEAGEVFALIGPNGAGKTTLIRALTGTTDAEGTVELFGAPPTDVARHRIGLLPQEFSPAGRLTARELVAYYAGLYDESRDVDAVLSDVGLEDSAGTWYENLSGGQKRRACVGTALVNDPELLVLDEPTTGIDPTGRRDLWRLVERLADGGTTVLLTTHYMEEAEELADRVGLLADGRLVTLGSPGELVARHGGDSRLVVEAEDEMAASRALESAGYDLLPDERHVAVPVGPEEIPAVVEMLEAADVEYGGLVWRQPSLDDVYVALTGTDVTAGGDPIEGGRP
- a CDS encoding SelT/SelW/SelH family protein, with protein sequence MTDVEIEYCVPCGFLNRASDLAEALLSAFGDDLDRVSLVTGDHGVFRVTVDGDVVFDKDEDDYDVDAITREVRDAI
- a CDS encoding DUF6789 family protein, which produces MASDDSANAFGTPERSGDSMMSIVFDGIIGAVAGAVGVAGMTMVLLVAQTLGGFELESLAMLGEMTGIQAIAPGYATLIGYLLFLAGGMVTWPLLFASIGHYLPGDTNPKQGLFLGFVLWTGFVLAFYVDYTGLELGVYVLFTLIGHLVYGFCLGAVLDYFGNRSEPIV
- a CDS encoding DUF7546 family protein, which encodes MIPRTRSLDRLPIPLPPSDQLLRYGLVLNVQLVAVVLYYSFSGLRLTEPRYVLFGLLWIDVGLLAVRGRSIPSGIPFRTRRRALAVATAYFGLLAVTGGLVGTGIESAGGLRVAWLTPGWGPALVYAGSTVSFVLMPAYVVGYTALAYLVYAALLETTRSAVGGVLGLLSCVSCTWPVVAAVGSTFVGGAGFLSTSAMQLSYDLSTAVFLATVALLYWRPGFGD
- a CDS encoding cytochrome C oxidase subunit IV family protein; the protein is MASDSVKLYALIYLALVGLATSKFVFFHFEFFSYWQAFAATMTAAALKTGLIVGYYQHLRWENRSLTALMAQALALALLLMVAASYSIS